AAAGGTGACCAGATTGATGTTATCGTTACCGATGGCTGTGCCGGGTTGATTAAGGCTGTCACGGCTCTCTATCCGCGTGTCAGGAGGCAGCTCTGCACGTTCCATAAGGCAAATGACCTTGGAGCTCATCTCAGGGATAGAAGACACAGGAATCAGATCATCAGGCATGCTCTCGCAGTATTCGAGGCTGCAAACCAGACCGAGGTCAGGAAGATGCTCAGAACGTTCATAGAAAGGTGGAAACCGAGCGAACCGAGAGCTGTCAGGAACTTCATCGCCGGGTTCGACTACTGCCTCACATTCCTCGACTTCCCTGTGACTATACGATCATCGATAAAAACCAATAACCCGATCGAAAGATATCTACAGGAGATCAGGCGTCGAATCATACCGATGAGGTCATTCAACAATGTCAAAAGTGCCGAAAGGATCATCTACGGAATCATTGCCGTAACTCTTAGACAATACTGTGATATGCCTATACAACAATCTACACAATATGCTTGACAGAATCTGACAATGAAGACTCAGAATAAGGGTTGACAGATAGGGTGGTTATTGTATCTTTTATGTATAGGCATAACGGGACAATATCGGTCCCGAGGTGCTGGTTCACCGTCAAGTCGAGAAAGGGGTTTTCACGTGTCTATCGCGGCGATGTTACTGAAGCGGTTTCTGATCGCATCCCTGATGTGTCTACTGTTTGTCGTTAATACCGCATCCGCCGAATTCCCTCTGGATCTCATAACCTATTTCAACAGCGACAGCACTGGTGGGCAACTCTGGAAAGGTGCTACTACATGCGGTGATCTGGATGGTGATGGTTTCAGTGAGATCGTGGTGGCCGAGAGCGGAGGTGACAGGAGACTTCACTTCTTCCATGGCGGCAATCCGCCCGACACATTTCCCGACAAGATCATAGGTAACTACGGTTGGCCACATGCCTGGATTACCGATATCAATGGTGACGGAAGAGCTGACTTGGCCGTGCGTGAACGATATCAGGATTCAATTGAGGTTGTGGACATTTGGTTCGGGACTAGTGACTTCTTCGAAAAAGCTGAACCAGACCTCAAACTGATCAATGCAACGGACACATTCACTTTCTTCGGTTTTTCGATATCAGCGGGTGACGTCAACAATGACTACCAGAACGACATCATAATATCCGCCATAAATGGAATGGTGTATCCTTATGATGGCAGGTTCTATATCTTTTATGGCGGTGATTTGCTGGACACTTTCGTTGATGACTGTATTGATTTCTTCGATCAGGGAAACGGTTACAACGACTTCTGGCTAGGCCTAACACCTGGCGACATTAACGGTGATGGATTGGCAGACTTCGTGTATTCCGGTCGAAAGAACAACTCTCCCTCATACATTGCCGTCCTCTTTGGCAGTGTTCCTCCGCACAGCACTCCCGACCACGTTTTCTGGACACCTTATACTGAAGACAACATGAATTTCGACAACTTTGGGGAATATCTCTATTCCGTCGGTGACATCAACAGGGATGGCTATGCGGACTTTGTCGTGACTGGGCAGGCGCTCTGGGCATGCCTTTATTTCGGAGGCGAGCAGTTTGACACGATTCCGTTCTATCTCGGAGATACCACTGATGCGAGTACTCGAGGTACAAGAGTTGCCAACATAGGAGATATCAATCACGACGGTTGGGATGACATCGGAATGGGATATCCCGCGCTAAACGGTTCCTCAGGGATAGTCAATATCATCTATGGCTACGAGACCATGGATGGCCAGGTTGATCTGGTGTTACCGGAGTCTGAGGCTTGGCCTTATGTCGGACGTGAATATGGTTATTCTATCGGCCCGGCAGGAGATTTCAATGGTGACGGTATAGATGATCTTGTTGTCACTGCCGCGGATGACTTCAATCTTGATTTCTCCGAAGGGATCGTGTACGTATATGCAGGTGATCCTAACCTCCCGACCGACGCTGATTACGATGACGGTGATGATATCCTGCCAACGGAGTATGATGTTCTTGAACAGAACTATCCTAACCCATTCAACGGCGAGACGACGATTGAGTATGCGTTCCCTGGCCAGCGTCAAAGACGTGTGGAGCTAATTGTATACAGTATTCTCGGCGAACGGATTCGAACGTTGAAAGACTGCACAGAACGCAGTGGAAAACACACAGTAACATGGGACGGGAGGGACGATTCGGGAAAGTCGGTTCCCTCAGGTATTTACTTTTATGTCCTGAAGTCAGGAGAAGAGACCAGCGGCAGAAAAATGTTGTATCT
This Candidatus Zixiibacteriota bacterium DNA region includes the following protein-coding sequences:
- a CDS encoding transposase, with translation KGDQIDVIVTDGCAGLIKAVTALYPRVRRQLCTFHKANDLGAHLRDRRHRNQIIRHALAVFEAANQTEVRKMLRTFIERWKPSEPRAVRNFIAGFDYCLTFLDFPVTIRSSIKTNNPIERYLQEIRRRIIPMRSFNNVKSAERIIYGIIAVTLRQYCDMPIQQSTQYA
- a CDS encoding FG-GAP repeat protein, producing the protein MSIAAMLLKRFLIASLMCLLFVVNTASAEFPLDLITYFNSDSTGGQLWKGATTCGDLDGDGFSEIVVAESGGDRRLHFFHGGNPPDTFPDKIIGNYGWPHAWITDINGDGRADLAVRERYQDSIEVVDIWFGTSDFFEKAEPDLKLINATDTFTFFGFSISAGDVNNDYQNDIIISAINGMVYPYDGRFYIFYGGDLLDTFVDDCIDFFDQGNGYNDFWLGLTPGDINGDGLADFVYSGRKNNSPSYIAVLFGSVPPHSTPDHVFWTPYTEDNMNFDNFGEYLYSVGDINRDGYADFVVTGQALWACLYFGGEQFDTIPFYLGDTTDASTRGTRVANIGDINHDGWDDIGMGYPALNGSSGIVNIIYGYETMDGQVDLVLPESEAWPYVGREYGYSIGPAGDFNGDGIDDLVVTAADDFNLDFSEGIVYVYAGDPNLPTDADYDDGDDILPTEYDVLEQNYPNPFNGETTIEYAFPGQRQRRVELIVYSILGERIRTLKDCTERSGKHTVTWDGRDDSGKSVPSGIYFYVLKSGEETSGRKMLYLK